One window of the Polypterus senegalus isolate Bchr_013 chromosome 18, ASM1683550v1, whole genome shotgun sequence genome contains the following:
- the LOC120518320 gene encoding thioredoxin-related transmembrane protein 1-like, translating to MGLLQQRPSVTERSDGKTEASAVNSGLQREQMKRRKRVMLPEMMCGQRSSMPLLLIFTVLLSWPLLVEVKEHHIRVISDNNWKDILEGEWMIEFYAPWCPACQQLQKEWADFAEWGEDLDVNIAKVDVTEQPGLSGRFVITALPTIYHCKDGAFRKYQGSRTKNDFINFIDEKKWQEIKPVSSWFGPSSLAMNVMSGLFKLSMFIRHCHNYLTEDVGIPVWGSYAIFALVTLFSGLTLGLILVFVADCVFPTHRYSVPAYQQKRHAQEQARLRNRLEAEQEADVEDDEEDEDDYKDRREILKNSDREEESDDKEMDWIKDRSETESIEDIDSKAERSPKVVRRRTAAHSGEQEEELPAEEEGS from the exons ATGGGATTGCTGCAACAGCGACCTTCCGTAACCGAAAGGAGCGATGGGAAGACGGAAGCGAGCGCTGTTAACAGCGGGCTGCAGCGTGAGCAGATGAAGAGACGGAAACGAGTCATGTTACCTGAAATGATGTGTGGTCAACGGAGTTCTATGCCGCTTCTGCTGATCTTCACTGTTCTCTTAAGCTGGCCGTTACTGGTAGAAGTGAAGGAGCATCACATACGGGTCATTAGTGACAATAACTGGAAAGACATCTTGGAAGGGGAGTGGATGATTGAATT CTATGCTCCATGGTGCCCTGCTTGCCAGCAGCTTCAGAAAGAATGGGCTGACTTTGCAGAATGGGGGGAGGATTTGGATGTGAATATTGCCAAAGTGGATGTTACCGAGCAACCAG GTCTCAGTGGCCGATTTGTTATCACCGCTCTTCCAACTATTTATCA TTGTAAGGATGGTGCCTTTAGGAAGTACCAAGGTAGCAGAACCAAGAATGACTTCATAAATTTTATTGACGAAAAGAAATGGCAGGAGATTAAGCCAGTGTCTTCATGGTTTGGACCTTCCTCTTTAGC GATGAATGTTATGTCTGGACTTTTCAAGCTCTCCATGTTTATTAGG CACTGTCACAATTACCTGACTGAAGATGTTGGCATACCTGTTTGGGGCTCCtatgccatttttgctcttgttacCCTCTTCTCAGGACTTACACTGGGACTG ATCTTGGTTTTTGTAGCTGACTGTGTCTTCCCAACACATCGATATTCTGTACCAGCGTATCaacaaa AGAGACACGCTCAAGAGCAGGCCCGTCTAAGGAACAGACTGGAGGCTGAACAGGAAGCAGATGTTGAAGATGACGAGGAAGATGAGGATGATTATAAAGATCGAAGAGAAATTTTAAAGAACAGTGACAGAGAGGAAGAAAGTGACGATAAAGAAATGGACTGGATTAAGGACAGAAGCGAAACAGAATCAATAGAGGACATCGACTCAAAGGCAGAAAGGTCACCTAAAGTTGTTCGAAGGAGGACTGCAGCTCACTCAGGAGAGCAAGAGGAGGAGTTACCTGCTGAGGAGGAGGGCAGCTAG